In the Oncorhynchus gorbuscha isolate QuinsamMale2020 ecotype Even-year linkage group LG05, OgorEven_v1.0, whole genome shotgun sequence genome, one interval contains:
- the rab3c gene encoding ras-related protein Rab-3C isoform X1: MDLYGKMSATQGTQGKEGGDQNFDYMFKLLIIGNSSVGKTSFLFRYADDAFTSAFVSTVGIDFKVKTVYKNDKRIKLQIWDTAGQERYRTITTAYYRGAMGFILMYDITNEESFHCVQDWSTQIKTYSWDNAQVVLAGNKCDMQEERVVAADSGRQLAEQLGFEFFETSAKDNINVKQTFERLVDIICDRMSESLDTDTAVTMGTPSAKLTDSAPPLQQPACNC; this comes from the exons ATGGATTTATACGGAAAG ATGTCTGCCACTCAGGGGACTCAAGGGAAGGAGGGCGGGGACCAGAACTTTGACTACATGTTCAAGCTGCTGATCATTGGGAACAGCAGTGTGGGTAAAACCTCCTTCCTTTTCCGCTACGCTGACGACGCCTTCACCTCAGCCTTCGTCAGCACTGTGGGCATCGACTTCAAAGTCAAGACTGTCTACAAGAATGACAAGAGGATTAAATTGCAGATCTGG GACACGGCGGGACAGGAGCGGTACCGGACCATCACCACTGCTTACTACCGCGGAGCCATGGGCTTCATCCTTATGTATGACATCACAAACGAGGAGTCCTTCCATTGTGTGCAGGACTG gTCGACCCAGATTAAGACCTATTCGTGGGACAACGCCCAGGTGGTGTTGGCTGGGAACAAATGTGACATgcaggaggagagggtggtggcTGCAGACAGTGGGAGACAACTGGCAGAACAACTGG GTTTTGAGTTCTTTGAGACAAGTGCCAAGGACAACATCAACGTCAAGCAGACCTTCGAGCGCCTCGTTGACATCATCTGTGACAGGATGTCCGAAAGCCTGGACACTGACACCGCCGTTACCATGGGAACACCCAGCGCCAAACTGACAGACAGCGCCCCGCCCCTCCAGCAGCCCGCCTGCAACTGTTAG
- the si:dkey-190g11.3 gene encoding adenine nucleotide translocase lysine N-methyltransferase: MEDSTEFILQDQGSRMVHSSKDNPILTVATGALLAGLYGMWTMFALPGFRKVPRRLKVPYLPSSKAQIVNVMQLLEGRRGQLVDLGSGDGRLVFAAYSVGLQCTGFEINSMLLAYAKVKARWTGVPPSQANFVNKDFWKTDLSNYNNVTVFLAPGLMEVLCEKLLRELPDDACVVACRFPFPQWPHRASQGDGLDQAWAYDISTVRSALGQA; encoded by the exons ATGGAGGACTCCACAGAATTCATTCTCCAGGATCAAGGCTCCAGGATGGTCCATAGCAGTAAGGACAACCCCATCCTGACAGTTGCTACTGGGGCTTTGCTCGCTGGCCTCTACGGAATGTGGACTATGTTTGCCCTTCCTGGCTTCCGCAAAgttccaagaagactcaag GTGCCTTACCTGCCCTCAAGTAAAGCTCAGATCGTAAACGTCATGCAGCTGCTGGAGGGACGCAGAGGCCAACTAGTTGATCTGGGATCAGGAGACGGGAGACTG GTGTTTGCTGCCTACTCTGTTGGCCTCCAGTGTACTGGATTTGAGATCAACTCCATGTTGCTGGCATATGCTAAAGTGAAGGCACGCTGGACAGGAGTACCACCCAGCCAGGCAAACTTTGTCAACAAGGACTTCTGGAAG ACTGATTTGTCAAACTACAACAACGTGACTGTATTTCTAGCCCCAGGATTG ATGGAGGTGCTGTGTGAGAAGCTTCTGAGGGAGCTTCCTGATGACGCGTGTGTCGTCGCCTGCCGCTTCCCCTTCCCCCAGTGGCCCCACCGAGCCTCGCAGGGCGACGGCCTCGACCAGGCCTGGGCCTATGACATCAGCACTGTACGCTCAGCCCTGGGCCAGGCATGA
- the plk2b gene encoding serine/threonine-protein kinase PLK2b, whose protein sequence is MELLRNISQQPTNSNRMYEPNQPGSCELRRKRTEDHGHAPAEMSKIITDPATGKCYCRGKVLGKGGFAKCYEMTDLSTSKVYAAKMIPHTRVSKPHQRDKIDREIELHRVLHHKHIVHFYQHFEDKDNIYILLEYCSRRSLAHILKARKVLTEPEVRYYLRQIVSGLKYLHEQEILHRDLKLGNFFVSETMELKVGDFGLAAKLEPAGNRRKTICGTPNYLSPEVLNKQGHGCESDVWALGCVMYTMLLGRPPFETTNLKETYRCIREARYSLPSSLSPQAKQLISSLLAKTPEDRPHLDHILRHDFFSQGFVPERLPASCCHSAPEFHVSSPAKSFFKKAAAALFGGKRDKVKYYETLNKLTKEEEEIYKLRHDLKKTVISQQQQIKQTTEDGRPPSPSAGRPVAMATEGLPPTTRDTIRLIVRGSLGSCSSSSECLEDSTTGSVAETITSVLRGCLENMPKADDIPKGTECSNLQWVTKWVDYSNKYGFGYQLSDHIVGVLFNNGTHMSLLADKKTVHYYAELGQCSVFSTSDVPEHFIGQVTVLKYFAHYMEENLMDGGDLVSQPDTHMPRLYLLQWLKSDRALMMLFNDGTFQVNFYHDHTKIILCTQREEYMLTYINEERVSSTFRLSSLLTSGCPADLRQRMEYSLNMLLQRCN, encoded by the exons ATGGAATTACTGAGGAATATCTCCCAACAGCCGACGAATAGCAACAGGATGTACGAGCCCAACCAACCCGGGTCCTGTGAACTGCGGAGAAAGAGAACTGAGGACCACGGTCATGCACCTGCAGAGATGTCCAAGATTATCACGGATCCTGCCACCGGGAAATGTTACTGCCGTGGGAAAGTTCTGGGAAAG GGAGGTTTCGCCAAGTGCTATGAGATGACCGACCTGTCCACGAGTAAAGTTTATGCAGCGAAAATGATTCCCCACACGCGCGTCTCCAAACCGCACCAACGGGACAAG ATTGACAGGGAAATCGAGCTACACAGAGTTCTCCACCATAAACACATCGTGCACTTTTACCAGCATTTCGAGGATAAAGATAACATCTACATCCTCCTAGAATACTGCAGTAGAAGA TCTTTGGCACATATCCTGAAGGCACGCAAAGTGCTCACAGAACCGGAAGTGCGATACTACCTCCGTCAGATCGTCTCAGGGCTGAAGTACCTGCATGAACAAGAGATCCTACACAGAGACCTCAAACTTG GTAACTTCTTTGTGAGTGAGACGATGGAGCTGAAGGTGGGAGACTTTGGTCTGGCTGCCAAGCTAGAGCCTGCTGGGAACAGGAGGAAGACCATCTGTGGGACACCCAACTACCTGTCCCCCGAGGTGCTCAACAAGCAGGGCCACGGCTGTGAGTCAGACGTCTGGGCCCTGGGTTGTGTCAT GTACACCATGCTCCTGGGCAGACCCCCGTTCGAAACCACCAATCTGAAGGAGACGTACAGGTGTATCCGGGAGGCGCGTTACTCCCTGCCCTCCTCCCTGTCACCCCAGGCCAAACAGCTCATCTCCAGCCTCCTGGCCAAGACCCCGGAGGACAGACCTCACCTGGACCACATACTGCGCCATGACTTCTTCTCACAG gGTTTTGTGCCAGAGCGTCTTCCTGCTAGTTGCTGCCACTCCGCTCCAGAGTTCCACGTCTCCAGCCCTGCCAAGAGCTTCTTCAAGAAGGCCGCGGCTGCCCTCTTCGGCGGGAAGAGAGACAAGGTCAAATACTACGAGACTCTGA ATAAACTCaccaaagaggaagaggagatctACAAGCTTCGACATGACCTGAAGAAGACGGTTATCAGCCAGCAGCAGCAGATCAAACAGACGACTGAG GATGGAAGGCCACCGTCACCATCTGCTGGGAGGCCTGTCGCCATGGCAACAGAGGGCCTGCCCCCGACGACGCGAGACACCATCCGGCTTATTGTCAGGGGCAGTCTGGGTAGCTGCAGCAGCAGTAGCGAATGTCTAGAGGACAGCACCACTGGCAGTGTGGCTGAGACAATCACCAGCGTTCTCAGAGGATGCCTGGAAAACATGCCCAAAG CGGATGACATCCCCAAAGGGACAGAGTGCAGTAACCTGCAGTGGGTCACTAAGTGGGTGGACTACTCCAACAAGTATGGCTTTGGCTACCAGCTTTCAGACCACATAGTGGGCGTTCTGTTCAACAACGGGACACACATGAGCCTCCTCGCAGACAAAAA gactGTCCACTACTATGCTGAGTTGGGTCAGTGCTCTGTGTTCTCCACATCTGACGTGCCTGAGCACTTCATAGGTCAGGTGACCGTCCTCAAGTACTTCGCTCACTACATGGAAGAGAACCTGATGGAT GGTGGAGACCTAGTGAGCCAGCCAGACACGCACATGCCCAGACTCTACCTGCTGCAGTGGCTCAAGTCTGACCGTGCCCTCATGATGCTCTTCAACGACGGCACGTttcag GTCAACTTCTACCACGACCACACCAAGATCATCCTGTGCACCCAGAGGGAGGAGTACATGCTGACATACATCAACGAGGAGCGTGTGTCCTCCACCTTCAGACTGAGCTCCCTGCTCACCTCCGGCTGCCCCGCAGACCTGCGCCAACGCATGGAGTACTCACTCAACATGCTGCTGCAGCGCTGCAACTGA
- the rab3c gene encoding ras-related protein Rab-3C isoform X2 gives MSATQGTQGKEGGDQNFDYMFKLLIIGNSSVGKTSFLFRYADDAFTSAFVSTVGIDFKVKTVYKNDKRIKLQIWDTAGQERYRTITTAYYRGAMGFILMYDITNEESFHCVQDWSTQIKTYSWDNAQVVLAGNKCDMQEERVVAADSGRQLAEQLGFEFFETSAKDNINVKQTFERLVDIICDRMSESLDTDTAVTMGTPSAKLTDSAPPLQQPACNC, from the exons ATGTCTGCCACTCAGGGGACTCAAGGGAAGGAGGGCGGGGACCAGAACTTTGACTACATGTTCAAGCTGCTGATCATTGGGAACAGCAGTGTGGGTAAAACCTCCTTCCTTTTCCGCTACGCTGACGACGCCTTCACCTCAGCCTTCGTCAGCACTGTGGGCATCGACTTCAAAGTCAAGACTGTCTACAAGAATGACAAGAGGATTAAATTGCAGATCTGG GACACGGCGGGACAGGAGCGGTACCGGACCATCACCACTGCTTACTACCGCGGAGCCATGGGCTTCATCCTTATGTATGACATCACAAACGAGGAGTCCTTCCATTGTGTGCAGGACTG gTCGACCCAGATTAAGACCTATTCGTGGGACAACGCCCAGGTGGTGTTGGCTGGGAACAAATGTGACATgcaggaggagagggtggtggcTGCAGACAGTGGGAGACAACTGGCAGAACAACTGG GTTTTGAGTTCTTTGAGACAAGTGCCAAGGACAACATCAACGTCAAGCAGACCTTCGAGCGCCTCGTTGACATCATCTGTGACAGGATGTCCGAAAGCCTGGACACTGACACCGCCGTTACCATGGGAACACCCAGCGCCAAACTGACAGACAGCGCCCCGCCCCTCCAGCAGCCCGCCTGCAACTGTTAG